In Ramlibacter sp., the sequence GCCGATCTGGCGGCCGAGCTGGCGGGCCGGGGTGTGGAAACTTCCGATGAGTGGATCGTCGCGCGAACCGGCATCCAGGCCCGCCATTTCGCGGCCCCTGACGTGACCTGCAGCGACCTGGGCGTGGAAGCCGCGCGCCATGCCTTGCAGGCGGCCGGTGTTGCTGCTTCCGACATCGACCTGATCATCGTCGCCACCTCCACGCCGGACATGGTCTTCCCCTCGGCGGCCTGCATCCTGCAGAACAAGCTTGGCGTGGCTGGCTGCGCCGCCTTCGATGTGCAGGCAGTGTGCAGCGGCTTTGTCTATGCGCTGACGGTGGCGGATGCCATGATCCAGACCGGCGCGGCCAACAAGGCGCTGGTGATCGGGGCCGAAGTGTTCTCGCGTATCCTTGATTTCACGGACCGGACCACCTGCGTGCTGTTCGGCGACGGCGCCGGCGCGGTGGTGCTGGAGGCTTCCGAGACCCCGGGCATCCTGGCCAGCGACCTGCATGCCGATGGCAAGCACGTGGGCATCCTCTGCGTGCCGGGCACGGTGTCGGGCGGCCAGGTGCTGGGCGACCCGCTGCTCAAGATGGATGGCCAGGCGGTCTTCAAGCTGGCGGTGGGCGTGCTGGAAGATGCGGCGCGCGCCACGCTGGCCAAGGCCGGCAAGACCGACGCCGACATCGACTGGCTGATTCCCCACCAGGCCAACATCCGCATCATGCAGAGCACGGCCAAAAAGCTCAAATTGCCGCTGGACAAGCTCATCGTCACGGTCGACCAGCATGGCAACACCTCGGCCGCGTCGATTCCGCTGGCGCTGGACGCATCGGTGCGCGGCGGCAAGATCAAACAGGGCGATACGCTCATGCTTGAAGGCGTGGGCGGTGGCTTCACCTGGGGCGCGGTTCTGCTGGACTTCTAGCGCCCCCTACGTCAGGCAGCGTCATGACTTCTTTTGCATTTGTATTTCCCGGGCAGGGCTCACAGGCTGTCGGCATGCTGGACGCCTGGGGCGACCATCCCGCCGTGGCCGACACCCTGCGCGAGGCGACTGACGCGCTCGGCCAGGATGTGGCGCAGCTGATCCGGGAGGGCCCCAAGGAAACGCTCGCGCTCACGACCAACACGCAACCGGTCATGCTGGTGGCGGGTGTGGCCGCCTGGCGGGCCTGGCGGGCCGAGGGCGGCGCCGAGCCGGCGGTGCTCGCGGGACACTCCTTGGGTGAATATTCAGCGCTGGTGGCGTCGGGGGTGTTGACGCTGGCGCAGGCGGCACCGCTGGTGCGCTTCCGGGCCCAGGCCATGCAGGACGCCGTGCCGGTAGGCACCGGCGCGATGGCGGCCATCCTCGGCATGGACGCCGCGCGCGTGGTCGAGGGCTGCGCCGAGACGGTGCGGACTTTCGGCCCCAACACCGCGGAAGTGGTGGAAGCCGTGAACTTCAACGACCCCCTGCAAACCGTGATTGCGGGCAGCAAGGCCGCGGTGGAAAAGGCCTGCGAGATTCTCAAGGCCAACGGCGCCAAGCGGGCCTTGCCCCTGCCGGTGTCCGCGCCTTTCCACTCCAGCCTCATGAAGCCCGCTGCGGACAAGCTCAGGGACAAGCTCGCATCGGTCACCTTCGCGGCCCCGCGGATTCCGGTGATCAACAACATTGCGGTGGCCGTTGAAACCGAGCCGGACCGCGTCCGCGCTGCCCTGTATGAACAGGCTTTCGGGCCGGTCCGTTGGGTGGAGTGTGTCCAGGCCATCAAGGCACGGGGCATCACGACACTGGTCGAATGTGGTCCCGGCAAGGTGCTGGCCGGCATGGTCAAGCGGATTGATGCGGAACTCACGGGGCTGTCGATCTTCGACCCGGCCTCCCTCGAAAGCGTCAAAGGACAACTGCCATGAGCGAAATCAACCTGCAGGGTCAGGTGGCGCTGGTCACCGGGGCCTCCCGCGGCATTGGCGCGGCCATTGCCCTGGAACTGGCCCGCCAGGGCCTGAAGGTGGTGGGCACGGCGACCACCGACGCCGGTGCGGCTCAGATCGGCACGGCGCTGTCCGCGTTCCAAGGCTGCCAGGGCGCCCGGCTCGACGTCAATGACGGTGCGGCGGCCGAGGCCCTTGTGGATGGCATTGTCAAGGCGCAAGGCGGCCTGCAGGTGCTGGTCAACAATGCGGGCATCACGCGTGACATGCTGGCGATGCGGCTGAAGGACGACGACTGGGATGCGGTGCTGGACACCAACCTCAAGGCGGTTTTCCGCATGAGCCGCGCGGTGATGCGCACCATGATGAAGCAGCGCTACGGGCGCATCATCAACATCACCAGCGTGGTCGGCGCTTCCGGCAATCCGGGGCAGGCCAACTACGCGGCGGCCAAGGCCGGCGTGGCGGGCATGACGCGGGCGCTGGCGCGCGAGCTCGGCAGCCGGGGCGTCACGGTCAATTGCGTGGCGCCGGGCTTCATCGAAACCGACATGACCGCGGGCCTGCCCGAGGAGCAGCAGAAAGCCCTGCTGGGCCAGATTCCACTCGGGCACCTGGGCAAACCCGCCGACATCGCGCATGCCGTGGCCTGGCTGGCGTCGCCGCGCGCGGGCTATGTCACGGGGCAGGAAATCCACGTCAACGGTGGCATGTACATGGCCTGACATCCGCGGATGTCAGGCTGAAGGAACCAAGCCGGTATATCCGTCCGGCGGCCGGGACCAGGGTGCACCTCTGGCCCGGCTAAAATCGCGGATTCATTCACAACCCTTCGAGGGAACCATGAGCGATATCGAATCACGAGTCAAAAAAATCATTGCCGAGCAACTGGGTGTGGAAGAGTCCCAAGTCACCAACGAGAAAGCCTTCGTGGCCGATCTGGGTGCGGACTCGCTGGACACCGTGGAACTGGTGATGGCACTGGAAGACGAGTTCGGCATTGAAATCCCCGATGAGGACGCCGAGAAGATCACCACCGTCCAGAACGCGATCGACTACGCGAACACCCACCAGAAGGCCTGATCGCAGATGAGTCGCCGTCGTGTCGTTGTGACGGGTCTGGGCTGCGTGAGCCCGGTGGGCAACACGGTCGCTGAATCGTGGAACAACCTGCTGGCCGGTAAGCCCGGCATTGACCTCATCACCCAGTTTGATGCCAGCAACCTGGCCTGCAAGTTCGCTGGCGAGGTCAAGGGTTTCAATATCGGAGACTACATCTCCGACAAGGAAGCCCGGCACATGGACCGGTTCATCCACCTGGGGCTGGCGGCTGCCTGCCAGGCCATCGCCGACAGTGGCCTGCCCACGGGTGATGCCCTGCACGACGAACTGTCCACGCGGATCGGCGTGAACATCGGCTCGGGCATCGGCGGGCTGCCGATGATCGAGGACATGCATTCCGAACTGGTGAACCGCGGCCCCCGTCGCATCTCGCCGTTCTTTGTCCCGGCCTCCATCATCAACATGATCTCGGGGCAGGTGTCGATCAAGTACCGCTTCAAGGGGCCGAACATCGCGGTCGTCACGGCCTGCACCACCGGGCTGCACGCCATCGGGCTGTCGGCCCGCATGATCGAGAGCGGCGACGCGGACGTGATGGTGGCGGGCGGCGCTGAATCCTGTGTTTCGCCTCTGGGCGTCGGGGGCTTTGCCGCCGCGCGCGCGCTGTCGGTGCGCAATGACGACCCCAGGACCGCGTCGCGCCCCTGGGACAAGGACCGCGACGGCTTTGTCCTGGGTGAAGGCGGCGGCGTGCTGGTGCTGGAGGAATACGAGCATGCCAGGGCTCGCGGCGCGAAGATCTATGCGGAAGTCGCCGGCTTTGGCATGAGCGCCGATGCGTTCCACATGACCGCGCCCGACGTGGACGGCCCGCGCCGCTCCATGGTGGCCGCGCTGAAAAATGCCGGTGTCAATGCCGACCAGGTGGACTATCTCAATGCGCACGGTACCTCGACGCCGCTGGGCGACCTGAACGAAACCAATGCCATCAAGGCAGCGCTCGGCGACCATGCCAAGAAGACCGTGGTGAACTCCACCAAGTCCATGACCGGCCACCTGCTGGGCGGCGCTGGCGGCATCGAGTCGGTGTTCACGGTGCTGGCGATCCACGAGCAGAAGAGTCCGCCAACCATCAACATCTTCAATCAGGACCCGGAGTGCGATCTGGACTACTGCGCCAACACCGCGCGCGACCTGAAAATTGACGTGGCCGTCAAGAACAACTTCGGCTTTGGCGGTACCAACGGCACGCTGGTGTTCAAGCGCGTCGCCTGAACCCCGCCCGATCTCCCACTTCATGCACAACGCCCCATCGGTCACTTACCCGGTGGGGCGTTCGCGTTTTTCCGCCGGCCTGATGGCCATTGTCTGGTGCGCCGGCCTCGCGGCAACGGGCGCCTGGGCGCTGCAGGCGGGCGAAACGGGTTGGCGCCTGGGCCTGATGGTTGCTGTCGTGCTCCTGTCGGGCGGCTGGGCCCTGCATGCGCACCACACGGCGCCCGCGGGCCTGCTGCGCTGGGACGGGCAGGCCTGGTCGTGGCGCGGCCCCGCACCGCAAGACGAAGCGGGCCAGCCGGTGGTGGCGCTGGACCTGCAGCGCTGGTTGCTGCTGCGCTGGACCGGCGGCCGGCACAGCCGCTGGTTCTGGCTGGCGCGTGCCAGCGCGCCGGCCCAATGGCGTGCCCTGCGCCGCGCCGTGCATGCAAGGGCGCGGGTTGCGGGGTCAGCAAGCCAGGACAGCCGGGACGGCGGGGAGCTGGCGCCGTGACGACAACCCCGGACGACAGCGGGGCCACGACGCCCGCCGAAACCGACCTGATGCTGGTCGAGCGCACGGTGGCGGGCGATCAGCGGGCCTATGAACTGCTGGTGATCAAGTACCAGCGGCGCATCGAGCGGCTGATCGGGCGCATGGTGCGCGATGTCGACCTGGTCGAAGACATCGCCCAGGAGACCTTCATCCGGGCCTACCGGGCCCTGGCCCAGTTCCGTGGGGAAGCCCAGTTCTACACCTGGCTGTACCGGATCGCGGTCAATACCGCCAAGAAGGCGCTGGTGGACCTCAAGCGCAATCCGCTGATCTCCCACAGCGCGATGCGCGGCGGCGAGGACGACGATGAAACTTATGCGGGTGAAAACGAACTAACCACCTCCGAGACTCCCGAAACAGTGCTGGCCGCCAAGGAAATCGCCGCCACGGTCAACGCGGCCATGGAGGCGCTGCCCGAGGAACTGAGGCAGGCGGTCACGCTGCGCGAGATCGAAGGCCTGAGCTATGAAGAGATTTCTGAAGTGATGGGTTGCCCGATTGGCACGGTCCGGTCCCGGATTTTCCGGGCGCGGGAGGCCATTTCGGCCAAGGTGAAGCCCCTGCTGGAAAACCAGTCGGGCAAGCGGTGGTGAGGTAAAGATGGACAACAGACCTGACACAGACGACATGATTTCGGCGCTGGCCGACGGACAACTGCGGGGCCAGGATTTTGCCCAGGCGGTGGCGCAGCTGTCGGTCAGCGCTCAGGCCCGGGCCACCTGGCATGCCTACCACGTGATTGGCGATGTGCTGCGCTCGCCTGAACTGGCGCCCGTGTCGTCGCCCGCCGCCTTCATGAGCCGCCTGCAGGCCAGCCTGCAAAACGAAACCGTGTCGCCCGCCAATGTGGTTGCTATCGAAAGCATAGCTGCCAGTGGCCGCCCGGCAAGGACTACCAGTCAATTTGGCACTGAAGCGCAGGCTGCCAATGCGTCCACGTTCCGCTGGAAGCTGCTGGCCGGTGTGGCGTCGCTGGCCGCGGTCGCGGCCGTGACCTGGGGCGTGGCCGGCGGCGGCGTGGGCCAGGCCGGGGCGGGGGCCCAACTGGCGCAGGCGCCAGCAGCCCAGCCGTCCGCGGCCCAGCCACCGATGGTGCTGGCAGGCAATGAGCGCCAGGCCATGATCCGCGACCCGCGCCTGGACGAATTGCTTGCGGCGCACCGCCAGGCTGGTGGCGCTTCGGCGCTTCAGATGCCGGCCGGCTTCCTGCGCAACGCCACCTTTGAAGGGCCCGGCCGCTGAAGCGGCCCCGCGAACATGCGCGCCACGTCATTGTCCCGACCCCTGCTGCTGTGGGCCGCCTTCGGGCTGGCCGGTGCGGCCCTGGCCCAGAACCCGGCTCCAGCCGTGGCGGGGGCCGCAGCGGCGTCCGATGCGCGCAGCGTCGGGGACTGGCTGATGCGGATGCATGACGCCTCGCGCCAGCGGACCTATGTGGGTACTTTTGTCGTCTCGTCGGGTTCGGGCAGCCTGTCCAGTTCACGCATCTGGCATGCCTGCGACGGCACCCAGCAGATGGAGCGTGTGGAATCACTGACGGGAACGCCGCGCTCCACCTTCCGTCGCAACGACCACGTGGT encodes:
- a CDS encoding ketoacyl-ACP synthase III, with the translated sequence MRRYSRITGTGSYLPPRRVTNADLAAELAGRGVETSDEWIVARTGIQARHFAAPDVTCSDLGVEAARHALQAAGVAASDIDLIIVATSTPDMVFPSAACILQNKLGVAGCAAFDVQAVCSGFVYALTVADAMIQTGAANKALVIGAEVFSRILDFTDRTTCVLFGDGAGAVVLEASETPGILASDLHADGKHVGILCVPGTVSGGQVLGDPLLKMDGQAVFKLAVGVLEDAARATLAKAGKTDADIDWLIPHQANIRIMQSTAKKLKLPLDKLIVTVDQHGNTSAASIPLALDASVRGGKIKQGDTLMLEGVGGGFTWGAVLLDF
- the fabD gene encoding ACP S-malonyltransferase; translation: MTSFAFVFPGQGSQAVGMLDAWGDHPAVADTLREATDALGQDVAQLIREGPKETLALTTNTQPVMLVAGVAAWRAWRAEGGAEPAVLAGHSLGEYSALVASGVLTLAQAAPLVRFRAQAMQDAVPVGTGAMAAILGMDAARVVEGCAETVRTFGPNTAEVVEAVNFNDPLQTVIAGSKAAVEKACEILKANGAKRALPLPVSAPFHSSLMKPAADKLRDKLASVTFAAPRIPVINNIAVAVETEPDRVRAALYEQAFGPVRWVECVQAIKARGITTLVECGPGKVLAGMVKRIDAELTGLSIFDPASLESVKGQLP
- the fabG gene encoding 3-oxoacyl-ACP reductase FabG; the encoded protein is MSEINLQGQVALVTGASRGIGAAIALELARQGLKVVGTATTDAGAAQIGTALSAFQGCQGARLDVNDGAAAEALVDGIVKAQGGLQVLVNNAGITRDMLAMRLKDDDWDAVLDTNLKAVFRMSRAVMRTMMKQRYGRIINITSVVGASGNPGQANYAAAKAGVAGMTRALARELGSRGVTVNCVAPGFIETDMTAGLPEEQQKALLGQIPLGHLGKPADIAHAVAWLASPRAGYVTGQEIHVNGGMYMA
- the acpP gene encoding acyl carrier protein, which gives rise to MSDIESRVKKIIAEQLGVEESQVTNEKAFVADLGADSLDTVELVMALEDEFGIEIPDEDAEKITTVQNAIDYANTHQKA
- the fabF gene encoding beta-ketoacyl-ACP synthase II; its protein translation is MSRRRVVVTGLGCVSPVGNTVAESWNNLLAGKPGIDLITQFDASNLACKFAGEVKGFNIGDYISDKEARHMDRFIHLGLAAACQAIADSGLPTGDALHDELSTRIGVNIGSGIGGLPMIEDMHSELVNRGPRRISPFFVPASIINMISGQVSIKYRFKGPNIAVVTACTTGLHAIGLSARMIESGDADVMVAGGAESCVSPLGVGGFAAARALSVRNDDPRTASRPWDKDRDGFVLGEGGGVLVLEEYEHARARGAKIYAEVAGFGMSADAFHMTAPDVDGPRRSMVAALKNAGVNADQVDYLNAHGTSTPLGDLNETNAIKAALGDHAKKTVVNSTKSMTGHLLGGAGGIESVFTVLAIHEQKSPPTINIFNQDPECDLDYCANTARDLKIDVAVKNNFGFGGTNGTLVFKRVA
- the rpoE gene encoding RNA polymerase sigma factor RpoE gives rise to the protein MTTTPDDSGATTPAETDLMLVERTVAGDQRAYELLVIKYQRRIERLIGRMVRDVDLVEDIAQETFIRAYRALAQFRGEAQFYTWLYRIAVNTAKKALVDLKRNPLISHSAMRGGEDDDETYAGENELTTSETPETVLAAKEIAATVNAAMEALPEELRQAVTLREIEGLSYEEISEVMGCPIGTVRSRIFRAREAISAKVKPLLENQSGKRW
- a CDS encoding sigma-E factor negative regulatory protein, with product MDNRPDTDDMISALADGQLRGQDFAQAVAQLSVSAQARATWHAYHVIGDVLRSPELAPVSSPAAFMSRLQASLQNETVSPANVVAIESIAASGRPARTTSQFGTEAQAANASTFRWKLLAGVASLAAVAAVTWGVAGGGVGQAGAGAQLAQAPAAQPSAAQPPMVLAGNERQAMIRDPRLDELLAAHRQAGGASALQMPAGFLRNATFEGPGR